A single genomic interval of Mucilaginibacter robiniae harbors:
- a CDS encoding DUF6232 family protein, whose product METNLQNEITFYQDSQVTITQARFVTDSKTYAMRNISSVHLFEIIKSKKLPIVMIIIGAALLLSDDSRWIGILLAAAGALAIALMKNDFAVRISTNSGEANSIVSKDRLYIQGIVDALNEAIIHRG is encoded by the coding sequence ATGGAAACAAACTTACAAAACGAAATTACATTCTACCAAGATAGTCAGGTAACAATCACTCAGGCCCGGTTCGTTACCGATTCTAAAACTTACGCCATGCGGAATATTTCCTCTGTTCACCTGTTCGAGATCATCAAAAGTAAGAAACTGCCTATTGTTATGATTATTATCGGTGCTGCACTCTTGCTTAGTGACGATTCTAGATGGATTGGTATTTTATTAGCTGCGGCGGGTGCCTTAGCTATTGCATTAATGAAAAATGATTTTGCAGTAAGAATCAGTACCAATTCAGGTGAAGCCAATAGTATTGTCTCCAAGGATCGCTTATATATTCAAGGCATTGTAGATGCGCTGAACGAGGCCATCATTCATCGTGGTTAG
- a CDS encoding response regulator: MFENVLIAEDHESASISVRKTLNDLQVPSPRYAYYCDDALEQIKQRIAQNRPFDLLITDLYFEEDQQKQSLSDGMALIAAVRKVQPDLRILVFSAEHRPAIVTRLFDELHINGYVRKARFDVQELKIAIGKLDKHKRHVPLEFRQNSYQQNAHDFSKLDLAIVTLLSQGIRQKDIPEHLKEQGIIPSSLSSVEKRLNLIKDALEFTMNEQLIAHCKDMGLI; the protein is encoded by the coding sequence ATGTTTGAAAATGTACTCATCGCCGAAGATCATGAAAGCGCCAGCATCTCGGTCCGCAAAACTTTGAATGACCTTCAAGTTCCTAGTCCACGTTATGCGTATTACTGTGATGATGCTTTAGAGCAAATCAAACAGCGCATAGCGCAGAATCGGCCATTCGATCTGTTAATTACCGATCTATACTTTGAAGAAGACCAGCAAAAGCAAAGTTTATCAGACGGAATGGCATTAATTGCAGCAGTACGAAAAGTGCAGCCAGACTTAAGAATTTTAGTATTCTCAGCCGAGCACCGACCAGCTATTGTCACACGACTGTTTGATGAGCTCCATATCAATGGCTACGTACGTAAGGCGAGGTTTGACGTACAGGAACTTAAAATAGCCATTGGTAAACTAGATAAGCACAAGCGTCACGTTCCATTGGAATTCCGGCAAAACAGCTATCAACAAAATGCACATGATTTTTCCAAATTAGATCTGGCAATTGTGACGCTGCTCTCCCAAGGAATCCGTCAAAAAGATATACCGGAACATTTGAAAGAACAAGGAATTATACCATCAAGTTTAAGCAGTGTAGAAAAGAGGTTGAACTTAATTAAAGATGCATTAGAGTTTACCATGAATGAGCAATTAATTGCCCACTGCAAAGACATGGGACTTATTTAG
- a CDS encoding tetratricopeptide repeat-containing sensor histidine kinase — translation MKKLLTLFPISVALVLFSCQKNKKQPPPAVAADYVKAVTMLERQPDSAFYYFNEVVSTSKDSLQIAKAYCNMGRIQSDAGDHYGAQESLTQSLKYLNEAEPQDYRCLASDYNELGITSTNLKQYNQALNYLNRSIHFANDSSFLISILSNKANVYRKKKQYSLALQFYREIAHATPPNGRSYAWLLTNMASTQWRDNPLYNPVGQLQKALQIRIKTKDVAGTNSSYAHLTDYYMSDRIDSAFFYAKKWYTIAEKIRSPEDELDALSSLIKLSPRNTNRYFAIYKHINDSLQTARNATKNQFALIRYEVQKNKADNLKLQRDNAEKGYQLSRQRFISLGISILLLGVSLIGWLWLKKRQERMRLEKEKAVQEREYNILKRVHDVVANGLYRLMKSVQNKDQLVRAALVNDLDQLYERSRTLSYDGLSSSTDRFQEEVSQLIRSFADEERRITIAGNEEELWKLTDSALQMVVLDTLLELMVNMDKHSQAKQVAVRFQNEDNQLRITYTDDGIGLPNNVKFGNGLISTGNRIQQFHGYITFDKRTTGGLQVLLSIPLP, via the coding sequence TTGAAGAAGCTGTTAACTCTTTTCCCGATTAGCGTCGCTCTAGTTCTGTTTTCCTGTCAGAAAAACAAGAAGCAACCACCGCCAGCCGTTGCAGCCGATTACGTTAAAGCCGTTACTATGCTAGAACGGCAACCAGATTCCGCATTTTATTACTTCAATGAAGTGGTAAGTACATCTAAAGACAGCTTGCAGATTGCAAAAGCTTACTGCAATATGGGTAGGATTCAGTCAGATGCTGGTGATCATTATGGTGCACAGGAAAGCTTAACCCAATCCTTAAAATATTTGAATGAAGCTGAACCGCAGGACTACCGTTGTCTCGCAAGCGACTACAATGAATTAGGAATCACAAGTACTAATCTTAAACAGTATAACCAAGCCTTAAATTATTTGAATCGGTCTATTCATTTTGCCAATGACTCCAGTTTCCTAATTTCCATTCTCAGTAATAAAGCTAACGTTTATCGAAAGAAAAAACAATACAGTCTAGCGCTTCAGTTTTACCGCGAAATTGCGCACGCTACACCGCCAAACGGAAGGAGTTATGCTTGGCTACTAACCAATATGGCTAGTACACAGTGGCGTGATAATCCTTTATATAATCCAGTTGGACAGCTTCAAAAAGCATTACAAATCCGCATCAAAACAAAGGATGTGGCTGGCACTAATTCAAGCTATGCACATCTGACTGATTATTATATGAGCGACCGAATTGACTCTGCTTTTTTCTATGCAAAAAAATGGTATACCATTGCAGAGAAAATCCGTAGCCCGGAAGATGAGTTAGACGCTTTATCCTCACTCATCAAATTAAGCCCTCGAAATACCAACCGTTATTTTGCGATTTATAAGCATATCAATGATAGTCTGCAAACCGCACGTAATGCCACAAAAAATCAGTTCGCACTGATCCGGTACGAAGTGCAAAAAAATAAAGCTGACAATTTAAAATTACAACGCGACAATGCGGAGAAAGGCTACCAGTTGAGTAGACAACGTTTCATTTCATTAGGAATCTCAATCTTGCTTTTAGGGGTTAGCCTAATAGGATGGTTGTGGTTAAAAAAGAGACAGGAACGGATGCGACTGGAGAAAGAAAAAGCGGTGCAGGAAAGAGAATACAACATACTAAAGCGAGTACATGACGTTGTTGCCAATGGCCTATATAGATTGATGAAGAGTGTTCAAAACAAAGACCAACTCGTTCGTGCTGCACTTGTCAACGATCTAGACCAACTTTATGAACGCTCAAGGACACTTTCCTATGACGGATTATCATCATCAACGGACCGCTTTCAAGAAGAAGTTTCACAATTGATCAGGTCGTTTGCAGATGAGGAAAGAAGAATTACCATTGCCGGTAACGAAGAGGAGTTGTGGAAACTTACTGACTCAGCACTACAGATGGTTGTTTTAGATACTCTACTAGAGTTAATGGTCAACATGGACAAGCATAGCCAAGCCAAGCAAGTAGCTGTTCGATTCCAAAATGAGGATAATCAGCTTCGTATTACCTACACTGACGATGGTATTGGTCTACCAAACAATGTAAAATTCGGCAATGGCCTCATAAGTACGGGAAACCGTATCCAACAATTCCATGGCTATATTACTTTTGATAAACGTACCACTGGCGGATTACAGGTGCTATTATCCATCCCTCTGCCCTAA
- a CDS encoding HEPN domain-containing protein produces the protein MNMDEHGLQSLDLLHLTAGEKTNTLQVICDFFDDDRLSGQLERLRSWRDSVLRDDYFRGDKGSPSELLYFQRLNLRLLEALYQLLQADGPHLGGAKNTVAAVFSQHPLPWYREQLEEWLEHGLSSKGAGEFITSASLITVYENLIQLYHAAAGIQESIAAKNIESKNQILTPMKTVSLYQPDPSVDQHNTETISRVVSSIRHKVPLTRIIFYLGASPQPDLRLFFLVVTSDEERRQAQEISQQVEETCRPLGSITVIAMHAHLALSRSQDASSFFSRSLTCPVVFLSGELLPTALFPHRLAERTPDDRATVCWQRWQGQARDFLKGAGYYLNEGMAEPALFSLHQAAECALCGIIKVVSGHQGGSHNLATLLKLTQLFTGDLKAVFDLNTPEGVQAFDLLKGAYVNVRYKDGYEVSIEPVKSLYMVVERCLTATQALYKRFMLISSI, from the coding sequence ATGAATATGGATGAACACGGGCTTCAGTCTTTAGACCTCCTGCACCTGACTGCCGGGGAGAAAACAAACACTTTACAGGTGATCTGTGACTTCTTTGATGACGATCGTCTCAGCGGGCAACTTGAGCGGCTGCGCTCCTGGCGCGATAGCGTGCTTAGGGATGACTACTTCAGGGGGGATAAGGGCAGTCCTTCAGAACTGCTCTATTTTCAGCGGCTCAACCTGCGCCTGCTCGAAGCCCTGTACCAACTCTTACAAGCCGATGGTCCGCACTTAGGCGGGGCGAAGAACACGGTAGCCGCCGTATTCAGCCAGCATCCGCTACCCTGGTACCGGGAACAATTAGAAGAATGGCTGGAGCATGGCCTGTCCAGCAAAGGGGCAGGCGAGTTTATCACGTCCGCCAGCCTGATCACCGTTTATGAGAACCTGATTCAGTTGTATCATGCAGCCGCAGGGATTCAGGAAAGTATTGCAGCAAAAAATATCGAAAGCAAAAACCAAATCCTAACTCCTATGAAAACGGTCAGCTTGTACCAGCCCGACCCTTCGGTGGACCAGCACAATACGGAAACCATCAGCCGTGTGGTCTCTTCTATCCGGCATAAGGTGCCGCTTACCCGGATCATATTTTATCTGGGCGCATCGCCGCAGCCGGACCTGCGCCTGTTCTTTCTGGTAGTCACTTCTGATGAAGAGCGCAGGCAAGCCCAGGAAATCAGTCAGCAGGTAGAGGAGACCTGCAGGCCACTGGGCAGCATTACCGTTATCGCGATGCATGCGCATCTGGCACTCAGCCGCAGCCAGGATGCTTCTTCCTTCTTCAGCCGGTCACTTACCTGCCCTGTCGTATTTCTCTCAGGAGAGTTGCTGCCTACTGCATTGTTTCCTCATCGTTTAGCGGAACGAACGCCGGATGATCGGGCTACTGTTTGCTGGCAGCGCTGGCAAGGGCAGGCGCGGGACTTTCTCAAGGGAGCTGGGTATTATCTCAACGAGGGCATGGCGGAGCCTGCACTGTTCTCGCTGCACCAGGCGGCGGAATGCGCGCTTTGCGGCATCATCAAGGTGGTCAGTGGTCACCAGGGAGGCAGCCATAATCTGGCAACGCTGCTCAAACTGACCCAACTCTTCACCGGCGATCTCAAAGCGGTTTTCGATCTGAACACGCCGGAAGGGGTACAGGCATTTGATCTGCTCAAAGGCGCTTATGTGAACGTTAGGTACAAGGATGGCTACGAGGTAAGCATTGAGCCGGTTAAGTCCTTGTACATGGTTGTGGAGCGGTGTCTGACAGCTACGCAGGCACTCTATAAGCGGTTCATGCTCATCAGCAGTATTTAG
- a CDS encoding helix-turn-helix transcriptional regulator, with the protein MEATNPTSKTTHIGRKISRIRELRGIKQETLATELGVSQQTVSRMEQSEVLEDELLEKVAKILGVPAEAIKNFSEEAVINIISSTLHHTSGLVNYNPTFNFNPIDKIVELYNDKVALLERLLQAEKEKNELLSRDK; encoded by the coding sequence ATGGAAGCAACCAATCCCACTTCAAAGACCACACATATCGGGCGCAAGATCAGCCGCATCAGGGAACTGCGCGGTATTAAGCAGGAAACGCTGGCTACGGAGCTGGGTGTCAGTCAGCAGACCGTCTCCCGCATGGAGCAGAGTGAGGTACTGGAGGACGAGTTGCTGGAAAAGGTAGCTAAGATATTAGGCGTACCCGCAGAGGCCATCAAGAATTTTAGCGAAGAAGCCGTGATAAACATCATATCAAGCACCTTACATCACACAAGTGGATTAGTGAATTATAATCCAACTTTTAATTTTAACCCAATAGATAAGATAGTTGAGCTTTATAACGACAAAGTAGCTTTGTTAGAACGTCTACTGCAAGCTGAAAAGGAAAAGAATGAGCTGCTTAGCCGGGATAAATAG
- a CDS encoding relaxase/mobilization nuclease domain-containing protein: protein MVGKTITGKSFSGCLRYVLGKSGAHLLDASEDLRTDSISALTQDFNFQRSLNPNLGKAVGHLVLSWHRQDAPKLSGEVMAARAREYMELMGVRDTQYIIVQHTDRSHPHLHIVYNRIDNQGRTISDRNNYRRNEKACKMLTAKYGYTFGEGKEQVSRERLRGSEKARYELFDTIKAAAREAINWQQLEALLNVQGVSLEYKYKGQSTEVQGISFSKGELKFKGSAIDRSLSYGNLDRQLQQNWQLAERTAMEEEELPAQANDTLQPKAAHQRSQQATNCDEAKAGNWLDWMQGFGGAGDVDDEQVHKRRRNRGR from the coding sequence ATGGTAGGCAAGACGATCACGGGTAAGAGCTTCAGCGGCTGCCTGCGCTATGTGCTGGGCAAAAGTGGGGCGCACTTGCTGGACGCCTCAGAGGATCTGCGGACAGACAGCATCAGTGCGCTGACGCAGGACTTTAACTTCCAGCGTAGCCTCAATCCCAACTTGGGCAAGGCGGTCGGTCACCTGGTGCTGAGCTGGCACCGGCAGGATGCACCCAAGCTGAGCGGGGAGGTCATGGCCGCAAGGGCCAGGGAGTACATGGAGCTGATGGGCGTCCGTGACACACAGTATATCATCGTGCAGCATACGGACAGATCTCACCCGCACCTGCATATCGTGTATAACCGGATAGACAACCAGGGACGAACGATCAGTGACCGGAACAACTATAGGCGGAATGAGAAGGCCTGTAAGATGCTCACCGCCAAATACGGCTACACGTTCGGCGAGGGCAAGGAACAGGTCAGCCGTGAGCGGCTCAGAGGCAGCGAGAAGGCCAGGTACGAACTGTTCGACACGATCAAGGCGGCAGCAAGAGAGGCAATAAACTGGCAGCAACTGGAAGCCTTGCTCAACGTTCAGGGTGTCTCCCTAGAGTACAAGTACAAGGGGCAGAGCACCGAAGTGCAAGGCATCTCTTTCTCCAAGGGAGAGCTAAAGTTCAAAGGCTCGGCCATTGACCGCTCCCTGAGCTATGGTAACCTGGACAGGCAATTGCAACAAAACTGGCAACTGGCAGAGCGGACGGCGATGGAAGAAGAAGAATTACCCGCCCAGGCGAACGATACCCTGCAACCAAAGGCAGCTCACCAAAGAAGTCAACAGGCGACAAACTGCGATGAAGCAAAAGCCGGTAACTGGCTGGACTGGATGCAGGGCTTTGGTGGCGCGGGTGACGTAGACGACGAGCAGGTACATAAACGAAGAAGAAACCGGGGCAGATAA
- a CDS encoding plasmid mobilization protein, translating to MKEQHSPSNLPDQRTKKAKGGRPPKAIRRSVSMLIRFTPTEKMLIDSKAKKAGLKTSEWIRSAARSARIVQRLTPEQLGHLKRLSGMANNLNQLTRLAHISGLLSFTAECRVLFADIRGELTQLRSDGRQDDHG from the coding sequence ATGAAGGAGCAACATTCACCATCTAACTTACCAGATCAGCGCACAAAAAAAGCAAAAGGCGGCAGGCCGCCCAAGGCCATCAGGCGCAGCGTTTCGATGCTGATCCGCTTCACGCCTACGGAAAAAATGCTGATTGATAGTAAGGCTAAAAAGGCTGGCCTGAAAACCAGCGAGTGGATCAGAAGCGCCGCCAGGTCGGCCCGCATCGTGCAGCGGCTGACACCGGAACAACTGGGGCATTTAAAGAGGCTGTCGGGCATGGCCAACAACCTGAACCAGCTGACCAGGCTTGCGCATATTTCGGGGCTGCTCTCGTTTACAGCCGAATGCAGAGTACTGTTTGCGGATATAAGAGGAGAACTGACACAGTTACGCAGCGATGGTAGGCAAGACGATCACGGGTAA
- a CDS encoding helix-turn-helix domain-containing protein, translating to MEQFTFEQLPQAISLLHHKLDHIEQLLLERHTPMPTNAEEVLTVHQTADFLNIAVATVYSKVSRREIPVNKQGKRLYFYKTELIEWIKSGRKKTAIELDGEATQFLIEKHHKPTSF from the coding sequence ATGGAACAATTCACATTTGAACAATTACCGCAGGCCATCAGCCTGTTACACCACAAGCTCGATCACATTGAGCAGCTTCTGTTGGAAAGGCATACACCAATGCCAACTAATGCTGAGGAAGTACTAACTGTTCATCAAACCGCAGACTTCCTAAACATAGCTGTAGCTACAGTATACAGTAAGGTAAGCCGCAGGGAAATCCCGGTCAATAAGCAAGGTAAACGCCTGTACTTCTACAAGACTGAGCTCATTGAATGGATCAAGTCAGGCAGGAAGAAAACAGCTATCGAATTGGACGGCGAGGCTACTCAATTCCTTATAGAAAAGCATCACAAACCAACCAGCTTCTGA
- a CDS encoding zeta toxin family protein, whose product MPDLYIIAGCNGAGKTTASLTVLPEILRCKEFVNADNIAAGLSPFNPESVALEAGRIMLQRIRQLLYEQADFALETTLSTRSYVTFIKDAVKQGYEVTLVFFWLSSPEVARYRVAKRVSNGGHHIPDEVVERRYYRGIWNLLNLYLPVCDNWMVIDNNNLDPQIVIQGKGAEERTIANSDIWETIKQQSKIYGE is encoded by the coding sequence ATGCCTGACTTATATATCATAGCAGGGTGCAATGGCGCAGGTAAGACAACGGCGAGTTTAACCGTGTTACCGGAAATACTCCGCTGTAAAGAGTTTGTGAATGCAGATAACATTGCAGCAGGTTTATCACCTTTTAATCCGGAGAGTGTAGCACTCGAAGCAGGCAGGATTATGTTGCAGAGAATCCGACAGTTGCTTTACGAACAGGCCGATTTTGCATTAGAAACCACTTTGTCTACCCGAAGCTATGTTACCTTTATAAAGGATGCCGTAAAACAGGGCTATGAGGTTACGCTGGTTTTCTTTTGGCTAAGCTCGCCGGAGGTGGCGAGATACCGGGTTGCCAAACGGGTCAGTAATGGCGGTCACCATATTCCTGATGAAGTTGTTGAGCGGCGTTATTATCGAGGTATTTGGAATCTACTGAACCTGTACCTGCCTGTATGTGATAATTGGATGGTAATTGATAATAACAACTTAGACCCACAAATCGTTATTCAGGGCAAAGGAGCAGAAGAAAGAACGATTGCAAATTCCGATATTTGGGAAACCATTAAGCAACAAAGCAAAATTTATGGCGAGTAA
- a CDS encoding site-specific integrase, with translation MAAEYTTVNVVLYKSKVLSNGEHPLMIRVCKNRVRKYISLGLSCHAKDWDGKANLPKKNHPSKAKFDSIISKAISTYKDKVIDFKHEGKDFTPDVLIAVANKPVKKTTVFNYFAIKIQHLKDCHQIGNSKVYNDTCNQLKAFAGDKDMTFSQLDYNFLLKFEAHMKANGLMDNGISVRFRTIRALFNSAIAEDYVKKDLYPFDKFKISERYSTKTQKRAITKEDIRKIEAVSLKTGSAVFEAQQYFLFSYYGQGINFVDIAHLKWANLINGRIFYKRAKTGTELNFRLPLPAQAIIEHWKKSDNSDRDDYIFPILNRDVHKTPTQQHNRIHKVLTRVNQDLKDIGKEAKIDIPLTSYVARHTFATVLKRSGVSTAIISESMGHQTEAITQTYLKSFENAIIDEAMENLL, from the coding sequence ATGGCAGCTGAATATACCACCGTCAATGTTGTGCTTTATAAATCGAAGGTACTGTCTAACGGAGAACATCCGCTGATGATTAGGGTTTGTAAAAACCGAGTACGGAAGTACATCTCATTAGGCCTCTCTTGTCATGCAAAGGACTGGGATGGGAAAGCCAATCTCCCGAAAAAGAATCATCCCAGCAAAGCCAAATTTGATAGCATCATATCAAAAGCGATTAGTACATACAAGGACAAGGTTATTGACTTTAAACACGAAGGAAAAGATTTTACTCCTGATGTCCTAATCGCGGTAGCAAACAAGCCGGTCAAGAAAACAACCGTATTCAATTACTTTGCTATAAAAATACAGCACCTGAAAGATTGCCACCAGATCGGCAATTCAAAGGTTTACAATGACACCTGTAATCAGCTTAAGGCTTTCGCAGGAGATAAAGACATGACTTTCTCTCAACTGGATTATAACTTCTTACTGAAATTTGAAGCACATATGAAAGCAAATGGTTTGATGGATAACGGAATTTCTGTACGGTTTCGAACGATCCGGGCCTTATTCAACTCCGCTATCGCCGAAGATTATGTAAAAAAGGATTTGTATCCATTTGATAAGTTCAAAATTTCCGAGAGGTATAGTACAAAGACCCAGAAGAGGGCAATTACAAAAGAGGATATCAGGAAAATAGAGGCAGTTAGTTTGAAAACGGGCAGTGCCGTATTTGAGGCGCAACAGTATTTCTTGTTTAGCTATTACGGGCAGGGTATCAACTTTGTAGACATTGCCCATTTGAAATGGGCTAATCTGATCAACGGGCGGATTTTTTACAAAAGAGCAAAAACGGGAACTGAACTTAATTTCAGACTACCCTTACCGGCTCAGGCCATTATTGAACACTGGAAAAAATCAGATAACTCAGACAGGGATGACTACATATTCCCCATACTGAACCGCGATGTGCATAAAACGCCTACCCAGCAGCATAATCGGATACACAAAGTACTGACCAGGGTAAATCAGGATTTAAAGGATATAGGAAAGGAAGCTAAAATTGATATACCTTTAACCAGCTACGTGGCAAGGCATACATTTGCCACTGTACTCAAACGCAGCGGTGTCTCAACAGCAATCATCTCAGAGTCGATGGGCCATCAGACAGAAGCGATCACTCAAACCTATCTGAAAAGTTTTGAGAACGCTATTATCGATGAGGCTATGGAAAATCTTCTTTGA
- a CDS encoding glycoside hydrolase family 125 protein, with protein MERRVFIREAGLITGGIMMSVPVKAFTFDYYPNVPISKTDRRFESKVIEQAILQFQHKVKNKEPGWLFGNCFSTTLNTTVTFHNQGGRPDTYMITGDIDAMWFRDSSAQVWPCISFIPKDGRLKGLIASVINRKTAYILKYPYANAFYYDPAKVGKWAHDLTDMQAGIHGNKQA; from the coding sequence TTGGAGAGAAGAGTATTTATACGAGAGGCTGGGTTAATTACAGGAGGTATCATGATGAGTGTTCCTGTAAAAGCATTTACATTCGATTACTATCCAAACGTCCCAATTTCGAAAACTGACCGAAGGTTTGAAAGCAAAGTAATTGAACAAGCCATTCTGCAGTTTCAACATAAGGTAAAAAATAAAGAGCCAGGCTGGCTTTTTGGCAATTGCTTTTCGACTACCCTAAATACTACTGTAACATTTCATAACCAAGGTGGCAGACCGGATACGTATATGATTACTGGTGATATCGATGCCATGTGGTTTCGGGATTCTAGTGCTCAGGTTTGGCCCTGCATCAGTTTCATCCCAAAAGACGGGCGTTTGAAGGGGTTAATTGCTAGTGTAATCAACCGAAAGACTGCCTATATCCTGAAATATCCGTATGCAAATGCATTTTACTATGACCCTGCTAAGGTGGGTAAATGGGCTCATGACCTAACCGATATGCAAGCCGGTATACATGGTAACAAACAAGCCTAA